The Amycolatopsis sp. DG1A-15b genome window below encodes:
- a CDS encoding histidine kinase, giving the protein MASETAFAGGQARTTTTHRFARSGHGPGFWLLLWGVALAAEFGALVPVLFPNGAPVAAIDVAFRLIGGSFAACGLIAWRRRPDNHSGLLMTITGFAFFVSPLVSQLAWPPAQVVGLWLPDLWVLFFVLLVLTFLTGGRARTTADRVLAGAVLLELFVLAPLFLLFSGVPGNPIAIWPHERLAELVDVAQRGTLLAAVTGTAVVVAVRWRSASTPGRRALAPGVAGAACLLLFGWLLVAQFLTGEKSMVLLWIGVCSLLTVPVAFLIGLLRSRLARGGLADLFRGMRTLRPDDLRGALAKALGDPDLEVGYATASGTYADLDGNPVTLPGAGTSRSVAGVERDGSRVAVLVYDRSLDDDPELVEAVTAAATIALENQHLHTEARRRLAEVEHSRERIIAAGDAERRRIERNLHDGAQQGLVTLAMQLSLIQRQIRRDPTDAEQLVTSASDQLARSLAELRELARGIHPAALDQGLDVALEALATRSPVPTTVAYAPGPRLPQPIEFAAYFVASEALANVAKHARAGVVTVRVLREGPTAVIEITDDGVGGVDPTAGSGLRGLTDRVEALRGRLTVVSPAGGGTVVRAELPA; this is encoded by the coding sequence ATGGCTTCGGAAACGGCGTTCGCCGGCGGGCAGGCCCGCACTACCACCACCCACCGGTTCGCCCGCTCCGGGCACGGACCGGGCTTCTGGCTGCTGCTCTGGGGCGTGGCGCTCGCGGCCGAGTTCGGCGCGCTGGTCCCGGTGCTGTTCCCGAACGGGGCACCGGTCGCGGCGATCGACGTCGCGTTCCGGCTGATCGGCGGCTCCTTCGCCGCCTGCGGGCTGATCGCCTGGCGCCGCCGGCCGGACAACCACAGCGGGCTGCTGATGACCATCACCGGCTTCGCCTTCTTCGTCAGTCCCTTGGTGAGCCAGCTCGCGTGGCCACCCGCGCAGGTCGTCGGCCTGTGGCTGCCGGACCTGTGGGTGCTGTTCTTCGTCCTGCTCGTGCTGACCTTCCTCACCGGTGGGCGGGCGCGCACGACGGCGGACCGGGTGCTCGCCGGTGCGGTCCTGCTGGAACTGTTCGTCCTCGCCCCGTTGTTCCTGCTGTTCTCCGGGGTACCGGGCAACCCGATCGCGATCTGGCCGCACGAGCGGCTCGCCGAGCTCGTCGACGTCGCCCAGCGCGGCACGCTGCTGGCCGCCGTGACCGGCACCGCCGTCGTCGTCGCGGTGCGCTGGCGCTCGGCGTCCACGCCCGGACGGCGGGCGCTGGCGCCGGGTGTCGCCGGAGCCGCCTGCCTGCTGCTGTTCGGGTGGCTGCTCGTGGCGCAGTTCCTGACCGGCGAGAAGTCGATGGTGCTGCTCTGGATCGGCGTGTGCTCCCTGCTCACGGTGCCCGTCGCGTTCCTGATCGGGCTGCTGCGGTCACGGCTGGCCAGAGGCGGGCTGGCCGACCTGTTCCGGGGGATGCGCACCCTGCGGCCCGACGACCTGCGCGGCGCGTTGGCAAAGGCACTCGGCGACCCGGACCTGGAGGTCGGCTACGCCACCGCGTCGGGCACCTACGCCGATCTGGACGGCAACCCGGTCACCCTGCCCGGCGCCGGTACGTCCCGGTCGGTGGCCGGTGTCGAGCGCGACGGCAGCCGGGTCGCCGTGCTCGTCTACGACCGGTCCCTCGACGACGACCCCGAGCTGGTCGAAGCGGTCACCGCCGCGGCGACGATCGCGCTGGAGAACCAGCACCTGCACACCGAGGCCCGGCGGCGCCTGGCCGAGGTCGAGCACTCCCGCGAACGGATCATCGCCGCCGGGGACGCCGAACGCCGTCGCATCGAACGCAACCTGCACGACGGCGCCCAGCAGGGCCTGGTGACGCTCGCGATGCAGCTGTCGCTGATCCAGCGGCAGATCCGGCGCGACCCCACGGACGCCGAACAGCTCGTCACCTCGGCCAGTGACCAGCTGGCCCGCTCGCTGGCCGAACTGCGCGAGCTCGCCCGCGGCATCCACCCGGCCGCGCTCGACCAGGGCCTGGACGTCGCCCTCGAGGCGCTCGCCACCCGCTCGCCGGTGCCCACGACGGTGGCGTACGCCCCCGGCCCGCGGCTGCCCCAGCCGATCGAGTTCGCGGCGTACTTCGTCGCGTCCGAGGCGCTGGCCAACGTCGCCAAGCACGCGCGGGCCGGCGTCGTGACCGTGCGCGTCCTTCGCGAGGGCCCCACGGCGGTCATCGAAATCACCGACGACGGCGTCGGCGGGGTGGACCCCACCGCGGGCTCCGGGCTGCGTGGTCTCACCGACCGCGTCGAGGCGCTCCGCGGCCGCTTGACCGTGGTGAGCCCGGCGGGCGGCGGAACCGTGGTCCGGGCGGAACTGCCGGCGTAG
- a CDS encoding response regulator transcription factor: protein MVPRVLIVDDHAAFRSFAHRVLVADGLVVVGEAADGAAAIAAAPRLRPDVVLLDVGLPDMDGFAVAAALSAQDEAPAVVLVSSRSRDDYGSLVDASSAVGFIAKSALSGDLVRRLLEPKT from the coding sequence ATGGTTCCCCGGGTCCTGATCGTGGACGACCACGCCGCGTTCCGGTCGTTCGCCCACCGTGTCCTGGTGGCCGACGGGCTCGTCGTGGTCGGCGAGGCGGCCGACGGCGCCGCGGCGATCGCGGCCGCGCCCCGGCTGCGGCCCGACGTGGTCCTGCTGGACGTGGGCCTGCCCGACATGGACGGCTTCGCCGTCGCCGCGGCGCTGAGTGCGCAGGACGAAGCGCCCGCCGTGGTCCTGGTGTCGAGCCGCTCCCGGGACGACTACGGGTCGCTGGTCGACGCCAGCAGCGCCGTCGGGTTCATCGCGAAGTCCGCGCTGAGCGGCGACCTCGTCCGGCGGCTCCTGGAGCCGAAGACGTGA
- a CDS encoding histidine kinase, giving the protein MTTPEPESARIVDAADEFRRRLERQLHDGAQQRLASAVLALSLAARTLTGDAAALVTEAREELGLAMAELRELARDIYPVLLAEAGLGPALASLTDRCPVPTVVSAVPGGRLPGPVERTCYFVVFEALKNVAGHSHAGRAEVVVRAQGGQVNVEVSDDGVGGADPGGPGLSGLADRVAARGGRLRVVSPRGTGTRVRADVPCG; this is encoded by the coding sequence GTGACGACGCCCGAACCGGAGAGCGCCCGGATCGTCGACGCCGCGGACGAATTCCGGCGCCGGCTCGAACGGCAGCTGCACGACGGCGCCCAGCAGCGGCTCGCTTCCGCCGTGCTGGCCTTGAGCCTGGCCGCCCGGACACTCACCGGCGACGCGGCCGCACTCGTCACCGAAGCGAGGGAAGAACTGGGCCTGGCCATGGCAGAGTTGCGGGAACTGGCCCGTGACATCTACCCGGTGTTGCTGGCCGAAGCCGGCTTGGGGCCGGCGCTCGCCTCGCTCACCGACCGTTGCCCGGTGCCCACCGTGGTCTCGGCCGTGCCCGGCGGGCGGCTCCCCGGGCCGGTGGAACGGACCTGTTATTTCGTGGTGTTCGAGGCGTTGAAGAACGTGGCCGGGCACTCGCACGCCGGCCGGGCCGAGGTCGTGGTCCGCGCGCAAGGAGGTCAGGTGAACGTCGAAGTGAGCGACGACGGGGTCGGCGGCGCCGACCCGGGCGGCCCGGGCCTGAGCGGGCTCGCCGACCGCGTGGCCGCCCGCGGGGGCCGGCTGCGGGTCGTGAGTCCCCGCGGCACCGGCACTCGAGTGCGGGCCGACGTGCCATGCGGGTGA
- a CDS encoding response regulator transcription factor: MRVMIADDAVLFREGVARVLTEAGFDVVAQVGDAAALLHRVRQDPPDAVVVDIRMPPTHTTEGLDAARDLQERHPSVGVLVLSAHVEPHYALQLIESGARGAGYLLKERVADLDELTEAIRRVAAGGLVIDPSVVAQLVGRQRTRSPLDQLTDRERDVLKVMAEGRSNQAICQRLYLSQKTVEAYVRSVFTKLGLHQGADDNRRVLAVLTYLRG, encoded by the coding sequence ATGCGGGTGATGATCGCGGATGACGCGGTCCTCTTCCGCGAAGGCGTGGCGCGCGTGCTGACCGAAGCCGGGTTCGACGTCGTGGCGCAGGTCGGCGACGCCGCGGCGCTGCTGCACCGGGTGCGTCAGGACCCGCCGGACGCCGTCGTCGTCGACATCCGGATGCCGCCGACGCACACCACCGAGGGCCTGGACGCGGCCCGGGACCTGCAGGAACGGCACCCGTCGGTCGGTGTGCTGGTGCTGTCGGCCCACGTCGAGCCGCACTACGCGCTGCAGCTGATCGAGTCCGGCGCGCGCGGGGCCGGTTACCTGCTCAAGGAACGCGTGGCCGATCTCGACGAGCTGACCGAGGCCATCCGCCGGGTCGCGGCCGGCGGCCTGGTCATCGACCCGTCCGTGGTCGCGCAGCTGGTCGGGCGCCAACGCACCCGGAGCCCGCTCGACCAGCTGACCGACCGCGAGCGGGACGTGCTGAAGGTGATGGCCGAAGGACGGTCCAACCAGGCCATCTGCCAGCGGCTCTACCTGAGCCAGAAAACCGTGGAGGCCTACGTGCGCTCGGTGTTCACCAAGCTCGGGCTGCACCAGGGCGCGGACGACAACCGGCGGGTCCTCGCGGTGCTCACCTACCTGCGCGGCTGA
- a CDS encoding ATP-binding cassette domain-containing protein, with amino-acid sequence MIETRGLTKRYGPTLAVDDLSFTVRPGRVTGFLGPNGAGKSTTMRMVLGLDRPTSGHALIGGRPYEDLPHPLREVGALLDAKWVHPNRSARNHLRWLARSNRLPAARVDEVLDQVGLTAVADRRAGTFSLGMSQRLGIAGALLGDPGVLLFDEPVNGLDPEGIVWIRRFMRDLAAEGRSVLVSSHLLPEMALTATDLIVIGRGRLIAESSTAEFVDGAVTSTVRVRSPQLLELAEVLLRDGIDVQAEPGDDEALVVAGTDIARIGELAAGAGVVLHELALQRASLEEAFMHITGHDVEYSAGAPAGDRNDSAVLAAAGR; translated from the coding sequence ATGATCGAAACCCGCGGACTCACCAAGCGCTACGGCCCGACGCTCGCCGTCGACGACCTGTCCTTCACCGTCCGGCCCGGCCGGGTCACCGGCTTCCTCGGCCCGAACGGTGCCGGCAAGTCGACGACCATGCGCATGGTCCTCGGGCTGGACCGGCCGACGTCGGGGCACGCCCTGATCGGCGGCAGACCGTACGAGGACCTGCCGCACCCACTGCGGGAGGTCGGTGCGCTGCTCGACGCGAAGTGGGTGCACCCCAACCGGTCCGCCCGCAACCACCTGCGCTGGCTCGCCCGGTCGAACCGGTTGCCGGCCGCCCGGGTGGACGAGGTGCTCGACCAGGTCGGGCTGACCGCGGTCGCGGACCGCCGCGCCGGCACGTTCTCGCTGGGCATGTCCCAGCGGCTCGGCATCGCCGGCGCACTGCTGGGCGATCCGGGAGTGCTGCTGTTCGACGAGCCGGTCAACGGGCTGGACCCGGAAGGCATCGTCTGGATCCGCCGGTTCATGCGGGACCTCGCCGCCGAAGGCCGCAGCGTGCTGGTGTCCAGCCACCTGCTCCCCGAGATGGCCCTCACCGCGACCGATCTGATCGTCATCGGGCGGGGCAGGCTGATCGCCGAGAGCTCGACCGCCGAGTTCGTCGACGGCGCCGTCACCTCGACCGTGCGGGTGCGCAGCCCGCAGCTGCTCGAACTCGCGGAAGTCCTGCTGCGGGACGGAATCGACGTGCAGGCCGAGCCCGGTGACGACGAGGCACTGGTCGTCGCCGGCACGGACATCGCCCGGATCGGCGAGCTGGCCGCGGGCGCCGGGGTGGTGCTGCACGAGCTGGCCCTGCAGCGGGCCTCGCTCGAAGAGGCGTTCATGCACATCACCGGGCACGACGTCGAGTACAGCGCCGGCGCACCCGCCGGCGACCGGAACGACTCCGCGGTGCTCGCCGCGGCAGGAAGGTGA
- a CDS encoding CPBP family intramembrane glutamic endopeptidase: MPITAWTRRHRLTVFFGLAFAVSWWAWPFYVAGLSPTPFFACGPVVAAVVVIAVADGRAGYRDLLARLTHWRVGWTWWAVAIALPLAVLAVASLANVTLWGAPAPSLGNLAWTDLGLVAAIRFVNPLDGPLGEEPGWRAYALPRLQEKWSPLRAGTTLGVVVALWHLPLVTSGKLAPIGLVVTFAITLVYVWLVNRTGGSALMALVFHVDQGAISYAALGFRGADADRMDWLTGALWCLIAFGVVTADRAAWRTAPAPAVTGHAHV, encoded by the coding sequence ATGCCGATCACCGCGTGGACCCGCCGCCACCGCCTCACCGTGTTCTTCGGTCTCGCCTTCGCCGTTTCCTGGTGGGCCTGGCCGTTCTACGTCGCCGGTCTCTCGCCGACGCCGTTCTTCGCCTGTGGCCCCGTGGTCGCGGCGGTCGTCGTCATCGCCGTCGCCGACGGCCGGGCCGGCTACCGCGACCTGCTGGCGCGGCTGACGCACTGGCGGGTCGGCTGGACCTGGTGGGCCGTCGCCATCGCGCTGCCCCTGGCCGTGCTGGCGGTCGCGTCGCTGGCCAACGTGACGCTCTGGGGTGCTCCCGCGCCCAGCCTCGGCAACCTCGCCTGGACCGACCTCGGACTGGTCGCCGCGATCCGGTTCGTCAACCCGCTCGACGGACCGCTCGGCGAGGAGCCGGGCTGGCGGGCCTACGCGCTGCCGCGGCTGCAGGAGAAGTGGTCCCCGCTCCGCGCCGGCACCACCCTCGGTGTGGTGGTGGCGCTGTGGCACCTGCCGCTGGTCACCTCGGGCAAGCTCGCCCCGATCGGCCTGGTCGTGACCTTCGCGATCACCCTGGTCTACGTGTGGCTGGTCAACCGCACCGGCGGAAGTGCGCTGATGGCGCTGGTCTTCCACGTGGACCAAGGCGCGATCAGCTACGCCGCGCTCGGCTTCCGCGGTGCCGACGCCGACCGGATGGACTGGCTCACCGGCGCGTTGTGGTGCCTGATCGCCTTCGGCGTGGTGACCGCCGACCGCGCGGCTTGGCGGACCGCTCCCGCCCCGGCTGTCACCGGGCACGCCCACGTCTGA
- a CDS encoding 4'-phosphopantetheinyl transferase superfamily protein produces MMEIEVRWSSPLPVEDRFMRLLDDVEQGRFEAYRQEADKRRFLTGRVLAKTVAAERLGLALEAVKFDATCEDCGKPHGRPRIPGADLTLSISHSGELIGVAATPSVPVGLDVETATRRADDGLIEYALSPVEAEHLAGLGGAEKAAAFFVYWTRKEAVMKATGKGLRIPLQSITFSRYDEPASLASSGDPALDPATTRLADLKAADGYRAAIAVLTTEELSVTEEHWVP; encoded by the coding sequence GTGATGGAGATCGAGGTCCGCTGGTCGTCGCCGTTGCCCGTCGAAGATCGCTTCATGCGCCTGCTCGACGACGTCGAGCAAGGGCGGTTCGAGGCGTACCGGCAGGAGGCGGACAAGCGGCGGTTCCTGACCGGCCGGGTACTGGCGAAGACGGTCGCGGCCGAGCGGCTCGGCCTGGCGCTCGAGGCGGTGAAGTTCGACGCGACCTGCGAAGACTGCGGCAAGCCGCACGGGCGGCCCCGGATCCCCGGCGCGGACCTGACGCTGTCGATCTCGCATTCGGGCGAGCTGATCGGCGTCGCGGCGACCCCGTCGGTCCCGGTCGGCCTCGACGTCGAAACGGCCACCCGCCGCGCGGACGACGGCCTGATCGAGTACGCGCTGAGCCCGGTGGAGGCCGAGCACCTGGCGGGCCTCGGCGGCGCGGAGAAGGCGGCGGCGTTCTTCGTCTACTGGACCCGCAAAGAGGCCGTGATGAAGGCCACCGGCAAGGGCCTGCGCATCCCGCTGCAGAGCATCACGTTCTCCCGCTACGACGAACCGGCGAGCCTGGCGTCTTCGGGCGATCCGGCCCTGGACCCGGCGACGACCCGCCTGGCGGACCTGAAGGCCGCGGACGGCTACCGGGCGGCCATCGCGGTGCTGACCACCGAAGAACTGTCGGTGACCGAGGAGCACTGGGTCCCTTAG
- a CDS encoding isochorismate synthase, with protein sequence MSSPDPATPADLAARYQRGDFLFTTAQRALLAQGTIRTVTETDPQRLASAIPGVLAETGAPLAVGVLPFDTGPDTKVPGHLVVPRTVHRSEGAPSLPREVLPAPSRVRAVPSPALHMEAVRAAVFALDERDLRKVVLARALDLEFAAPVPAESIVRNLAVGNPRHFTYAAELPGGRSLVGATPELLLRRTGRTVFSSPHAGSMPRSADPVADRANGEALRASGKDQLEHAVVIDYLVEALRPFCRTLDVPAGPELVTTPAIWHLRTPITGELADPDITALDLAAALHPTPAICGTPTEGARDLVQELEPFDRDYYAGAVGWVDAAGDGEWAVGIRCAEIASTSMRLYAGGGIVAASDPQAELDETTAKFRTLLTAMGLADLPV encoded by the coding sequence GTGAGTTCTCCTGATCCGGCAACCCCGGCTGACCTCGCCGCCCGCTACCAGCGAGGCGACTTCCTCTTCACGACGGCCCAGCGCGCACTCCTCGCGCAGGGCACCATCCGGACCGTCACCGAGACGGACCCGCAGCGGCTCGCCTCGGCGATCCCGGGTGTCCTGGCCGAGACGGGCGCCCCGCTGGCCGTCGGCGTCCTCCCGTTCGACACCGGGCCCGACACAAAGGTGCCCGGCCACCTCGTCGTGCCCCGGACCGTCCACCGGTCCGAAGGGGCGCCTTCGCTGCCGCGTGAGGTGCTCCCCGCGCCCTCGCGGGTGCGCGCGGTGCCGTCTCCCGCGTTGCACATGGAGGCCGTGCGCGCCGCGGTTTTCGCACTGGACGAGCGTGACCTGCGCAAAGTCGTCCTGGCCCGTGCCTTGGACCTCGAGTTCGCCGCGCCGGTGCCCGCCGAGAGCATCGTGCGCAACCTGGCCGTCGGCAACCCCCGGCACTTCACGTACGCGGCCGAGCTGCCGGGCGGCCGGTCGCTCGTCGGCGCCACGCCCGAGCTGCTGCTGCGGCGGACAGGCCGGACGGTGTTCTCCTCACCGCACGCCGGATCGATGCCGCGCTCGGCCGACCCGGTGGCCGACCGCGCGAACGGCGAGGCGCTGCGGGCGTCCGGCAAGGACCAGCTCGAGCACGCGGTGGTGATCGACTACCTGGTCGAGGCCCTGCGGCCGTTCTGCCGGACGCTGGACGTCCCGGCCGGGCCGGAGCTGGTCACGACGCCGGCGATCTGGCACCTGCGGACACCCATCACGGGCGAGCTGGCGGACCCGGACATCACGGCCCTCGACCTGGCGGCGGCGTTGCACCCGACCCCGGCGATCTGCGGCACGCCGACCGAGGGCGCCCGCGACCTGGTGCAGGAGCTGGAGCCGTTCGACCGCGACTACTACGCGGGAGCGGTGGGCTGGGTCGACGCGGCGGGCGACGGCGAGTGGGCGGTGGGGATCCGCTGCGCGGAGATCGCCTCGACGTCGATGCGGCTGTACGCGGGCGGCGGGATCGTCGCGGCGTCGGACCCGCAGGCGGAGCTGGACGAGACGACGGCGAAGTTCCGCACGCTGCTGACGGCGATGGGGCTGGCGGACCTGCCGGTCTGA
- the mihF gene encoding integration host factor, actinobacterial type, whose protein sequence is MALPTLTPEQRAEALAKAAEARKARSELLASIKSGQESIEKVLKQAKENKTIGKTKVTQLLKAVPGLGAVKVAALLEQAGIDPDRRAAGLGERQREALIDALK, encoded by the coding sequence TTGGCTCTGCCTACGTTGACTCCGGAGCAGCGCGCCGAGGCCCTGGCCAAGGCCGCCGAGGCTCGCAAGGCGCGTTCGGAGCTGCTCGCGTCGATCAAGTCCGGCCAGGAGAGCATCGAAAAGGTGCTCAAGCAGGCCAAGGAGAACAAGACCATCGGGAAGACGAAGGTCACCCAGCTGCTGAAGGCCGTCCCCGGCCTCGGCGCGGTGAAGGTCGCTGCCCTGCTCGAGCAGGCCGGCATCGACCCGGACCGGCGTGCGGCCGGCCTGGGCGAGCGCCAGCGCGAGGCGCTCATCGACGCGCTCAAGTAG
- a CDS encoding long-chain fatty acid--CoA ligase — protein MLSTMQDGQLSLANLLRHGTSVHSASEVITWTGSEARRESYRELGRNAARLANALKSLGVTGDQRVGTFMWNNAEHMAAYLAVPAMGAVLHTLNIRLFPEQLVFVANHAEDHVVIVDGTLVPLLAKQLPQFKTVRHVIVANGDAASLEAPDGVEVHAYAELLAAQPDTFDWPDVDERSAAAMCYTSGTTGDPKGVAYSHRSIWLHSMQVCMTDSMRLAQHDKALAIVPMFHAMAWGLPYASLMVGASLLMPDRFLQPAPISAMLAAEKPTFAGAVPTVWQGLLAHLEAHPQDISHLREVVVGGSAVPPSLMHAFQERHDVPILHAWGMTETSPLGSVARPPAAATGEDAWKYRYTQGRFPASVRARLIDDDGAVLPWDNEAVGELEVQGPWIAASYYGGAEVDPDKFHDGWLRTGDVGKISPDGFLTLTDRAKDVIKSGGEWISSVDLENQVMGHPAVAEAAVVGIPDEKWDERPLVAVVLKEGQRVTPEELRDYLSDKVAKWQLPENWTFVDEVPKTSVGKFDKKRIRASYSEGKLDISQL, from the coding sequence ATGTTGAGCACCATGCAGGACGGCCAGCTGTCGCTGGCGAACCTGCTCCGCCACGGCACGTCGGTGCACTCGGCGAGCGAAGTCATCACCTGGACCGGTTCAGAAGCCCGTCGCGAGAGCTACCGCGAACTCGGCCGCAACGCCGCGCGGCTCGCGAACGCCCTCAAGAGCCTCGGCGTGACCGGTGACCAGCGCGTCGGCACGTTCATGTGGAACAACGCCGAGCACATGGCCGCCTACCTGGCCGTCCCCGCCATGGGCGCCGTGCTGCACACGCTGAACATCCGGCTGTTCCCGGAACAGCTCGTCTTCGTCGCCAACCACGCCGAGGACCACGTCGTCATCGTCGACGGCACCCTCGTCCCCCTGCTGGCGAAGCAGCTGCCGCAGTTCAAGACGGTCCGGCACGTCATCGTGGCCAACGGCGACGCCGCGTCCCTCGAAGCACCCGACGGCGTCGAGGTGCACGCCTACGCCGAGTTGCTGGCCGCGCAGCCCGACACCTTCGACTGGCCGGACGTCGACGAACGCTCCGCCGCCGCGATGTGTTACACCTCGGGCACGACCGGTGACCCCAAGGGCGTCGCCTATTCACACCGGTCGATCTGGCTGCACTCGATGCAGGTCTGCATGACCGACAGCATGCGGCTCGCGCAGCACGACAAGGCCCTGGCCATCGTGCCGATGTTCCACGCGATGGCGTGGGGCCTGCCGTACGCGTCGCTGATGGTCGGCGCGTCGCTGCTGATGCCGGACCGGTTCCTCCAGCCGGCGCCGATCTCGGCGATGCTGGCCGCGGAGAAGCCGACGTTCGCCGGCGCGGTGCCGACCGTCTGGCAGGGCCTGCTCGCCCACCTCGAAGCCCACCCGCAGGACATCTCGCACCTGCGCGAGGTCGTCGTCGGCGGCTCGGCGGTGCCGCCGTCGCTGATGCACGCATTCCAGGAGCGGCACGACGTCCCGATCCTGCACGCCTGGGGCATGACCGAGACGTCGCCGCTGGGCAGCGTCGCCCGCCCGCCGGCCGCCGCGACCGGCGAGGACGCCTGGAAGTACCGCTACACCCAGGGCCGCTTCCCGGCCTCCGTGCGGGCCCGGCTGATCGACGACGACGGCGCGGTACTGCCCTGGGACAACGAGGCCGTCGGCGAACTCGAGGTCCAGGGCCCGTGGATCGCGGCGTCGTACTACGGCGGCGCGGAGGTCGACCCGGACAAGTTCCACGACGGCTGGCTGCGCACCGGCGACGTCGGCAAGATCAGCCCGGACGGCTTCCTCACGCTGACCGACCGCGCCAAGGACGTGATCAAGTCCGGCGGCGAGTGGATCTCCTCGGTCGACCTGGAGAACCAGGTGATGGGCCACCCGGCGGTGGCCGAGGCCGCGGTCGTCGGCATCCCCGACGAGAAGTGGGACGAGCGGCCGCTGGTCGCCGTCGTGCTCAAGGAAGGCCAGCGCGTCACGCCGGAAGAGCTGCGGGACTACCTGTCCGACAAGGTCGCGAAGTGGCAGCTGCCGGAGAACTGGACGTTCGTCGACGAGGTGCCCAAGACCAGCGTCGGCAAGTTCGACAAGAAGCGGATCCGCGCGTCCTACTCCGAGGGAAAGCTCGACATCTCACAGCTCTAA
- a CDS encoding sugar ABC transporter substrate-binding protein: MQRNRRSFLALAGMGALATACGSNTGRQGDPPPSTAYSAGPPPSDAPKVALQQWYHAYGEEGVQDAVKRYASSYPGAAVTVQWNPGDYDSKIVTALQNSKVPDVFEAQVKIDWVRQKQVLPLDDVIGPVKGDFSPAVLAAQTVEGRVYGIPQATDTQVLFYRKSLLQAAGVQPPQTVDELVDAAAKLTKDGVKGFFAGNDGGVGVLTGPLLWSAGLDYLKNGNREVGFDDPRAATALGKLHTLNANGSLLLGAPADWSDPGAFIDGLTAMQWTGLWNVPKIRQAFDDDFGVLPFPKLDGSGAPSVPVGAYGAMVNAKSAHVAEAKAFVKWLWIDQTQDQLEFATKFGFHVPARQSLVGRADNLKSGPAADAARFVQESSHLVGGPVWTQPSNTALSDAVAKIAKEGADPAAQVKTAVEVARAELKRLFG, encoded by the coding sequence ATGCAGCGGAACAGGCGGAGTTTCCTCGCACTGGCGGGAATGGGCGCGCTGGCGACGGCCTGCGGGTCCAACACCGGGCGGCAGGGTGACCCGCCGCCCTCGACGGCGTACTCGGCGGGGCCGCCGCCGTCGGACGCCCCGAAGGTCGCGCTCCAGCAGTGGTACCACGCGTACGGCGAGGAAGGCGTCCAGGACGCCGTCAAGCGGTACGCGTCGAGCTACCCCGGCGCGGCCGTGACCGTGCAGTGGAACCCGGGCGACTACGACTCGAAGATCGTCACCGCGCTGCAGAACAGCAAGGTGCCGGACGTCTTCGAGGCGCAGGTCAAGATCGACTGGGTGCGGCAGAAGCAGGTCCTCCCGCTCGACGACGTCATCGGGCCGGTGAAGGGCGACTTCAGCCCGGCCGTACTGGCCGCGCAGACCGTCGAAGGCCGGGTCTACGGCATCCCGCAGGCGACCGACACGCAGGTGCTCTTCTACCGCAAGAGCCTGCTGCAGGCCGCGGGCGTGCAGCCGCCGCAGACGGTCGACGAGCTCGTCGACGCCGCCGCGAAGCTGACGAAGGACGGCGTCAAGGGCTTCTTCGCGGGCAACGACGGCGGTGTCGGCGTGCTCACCGGCCCGCTGCTGTGGTCGGCCGGGCTCGACTACCTGAAGAACGGCAACCGCGAGGTCGGCTTCGACGACCCGCGCGCGGCGACCGCGCTGGGCAAGCTGCACACGTTGAACGCCAACGGTTCCCTGCTGCTCGGCGCGCCGGCGGACTGGTCGGACCCGGGCGCGTTCATCGACGGCCTGACCGCGATGCAGTGGACCGGGCTGTGGAACGTGCCGAAGATCCGCCAGGCGTTCGACGACGACTTCGGCGTCCTGCCCTTCCCGAAGCTGGACGGCAGCGGCGCGCCGTCGGTGCCGGTCGGGGCGTACGGCGCGATGGTGAACGCCAAGAGCGCGCACGTCGCCGAGGCCAAGGCGTTCGTGAAGTGGCTGTGGATCGACCAGACGCAGGACCAGCTGGAGTTCGCGACGAAGTTCGGCTTCCACGTGCCGGCCCGGCAGAGCCTGGTCGGCCGGGCGGACAACCTCAAGTCCGGCCCGGCCGCCGACGCGGCCCGGTTCGTCCAGGAGAGCAGCCACCTCGTCGGCGGTCCGGTGTGGACCCAGCCGTCGAACACGGCGCTGTCCGACGCGGTCGCGAAGATCGCGAAGGAGGGGGCGGATCCGGCCGCGCAGGTCAAGACCGCGGTCGAGGTGGCGCGCGCCGAGCTGAAGCGCCTGTTTGGATGA